In a genomic window of Methanosarcina horonobensis HB-1 = JCM 15518:
- a CDS encoding ATP-grasp domain-containing protein has protein sequence MKGWILYKSTAAELRPDLYEIHRFIEVAGEKEIELRVVKPDQFDLIVTRDDRKSILLDGEVVPLPEFLLPRMGAGTTYFALAVIRHLERLGVRVFNSSQSIDTVKDKLYSQQILAERGISSPNTMFAKNPVNINLVEKYLGFPLIVKALSGSMGKGIFLSENHDNFRDLMELIHVTNPNANIILQEFVKSSLGRDLRVLVIGGRAVACMERIAPAGSFKSNYSRGGEIRKFEMTPEIEQLATETARTFGLDIAGIDLLFDGDHFKVCEANSSPGFEGLEECCGINVAGMIYDFVREKVGEK, from the coding sequence GTGAGAAAGAAATAGAACTCAGAGTTGTAAAGCCCGACCAGTTCGACCTGATTGTAACAAGGGATGACAGAAAAAGCATACTCCTCGACGGAGAAGTTGTCCCCCTTCCGGAATTCCTCCTGCCGAGAATGGGAGCAGGCACAACCTACTTCGCGCTTGCGGTCATCCGCCACCTTGAACGCCTCGGAGTCCGCGTATTTAACTCTTCGCAGAGCATTGATACCGTCAAGGACAAACTTTACTCCCAGCAAATTCTGGCAGAAAGAGGAATCTCCTCCCCCAATACGATGTTTGCTAAAAACCCGGTCAATATAAACCTGGTTGAAAAGTACCTGGGCTTTCCCCTCATAGTAAAAGCCCTCTCCGGTTCCATGGGCAAAGGCATTTTCCTCTCGGAAAACCACGACAACTTCCGTGACCTGATGGAACTTATCCACGTAACCAACCCAAATGCAAACATAATCCTCCAGGAATTCGTAAAATCCAGCCTGGGGCGAGATCTCCGCGTCCTCGTAATCGGAGGCCGGGCAGTAGCCTGTATGGAACGAATAGCTCCGGCTGGCAGTTTCAAGTCCAATTACTCCAGAGGCGGAGAAATCCGCAAATTCGAAATGACTCCGGAAATAGAACAGCTGGCAACCGAAACCGCCCGCACCTTCGGACTCGATATAGCCGGCATAGATCTCCTCTTCGACGGCGACCATTTCAAAGTCTGCGAAGCTAACTCTTCCCCGGGCTTTGAGGGGCTTGAGGAATGCTGCGGGATTAATGTTGCAGGGATGATTTACGATTTTGTAAGAGAAAAGGTGGGGGAAAAGTAA
- a CDS encoding class I SAM-dependent methyltransferase — MESKGIDWNEIWKETLEKQVKSNRNVDCSTIWYSKENARRFWRMFQDEKSREITEKRIEGMKLSPNSRVLDIGAGPGTLAIPISQRVAHVTAVEPSDGMMGVMQDNIKEYGIENIDPVHKNWEAVDVESDLSAPYDVVFASYSLGMKDIRTSVQKMVDASSKYVYLYWFAGETSWDMHSRKLWPLLHGSEYQPAPKCDVLYNVLYDMGIYPNISVFPFEHIHRFTTLEEAVEDFKSYYNANSDTQEAILRDYFEGVLETENETLIQRGWSTRVKMWWEKTN, encoded by the coding sequence ATGGAGTCAAAAGGAATTGACTGGAACGAAATCTGGAAAGAGACACTGGAAAAACAGGTGAAATCCAACAGGAATGTAGATTGTTCGACCATATGGTACAGTAAGGAAAACGCCAGACGCTTCTGGAGGATGTTCCAGGATGAGAAGTCAAGGGAAATAACCGAGAAGAGAATTGAGGGCATGAAGCTTTCTCCCAACTCCAGGGTCCTCGATATAGGAGCCGGTCCCGGAACCCTTGCAATTCCGATTTCACAGCGTGTAGCCCATGTAACCGCTGTAGAGCCTTCGGACGGCATGATGGGTGTTATGCAGGACAACATCAAAGAGTACGGAATCGAAAATATCGACCCTGTACACAAAAACTGGGAAGCCGTTGATGTCGAGTCTGACCTTTCCGCTCCTTATGATGTGGTTTTTGCTTCTTATTCCCTGGGCATGAAAGACATACGGACTTCAGTTCAGAAGATGGTGGACGCTTCTTCGAAGTACGTTTATCTTTACTGGTTTGCAGGGGAAACTTCCTGGGATATGCATTCCCGGAAACTCTGGCCACTTCTTCACGGGAGTGAGTACCAGCCAGCTCCCAAGTGCGATGTTCTTTATAACGTGCTCTATGACATGGGAATCTACCCGAATATAAGCGTTTTTCCCTTTGAGCATATCCACAGGTTTACAACCCTTGAAGAAGCTGTTGAGGATTTTAAGTCATATTACAATGCAAACTCCGATACTCAGGAAGCTATCCTGAGGGACTATTTTGAAGGTGTACTTGAAACAGAGAATGAAACCCTCATTCAGAGAGGGTGGTCCACAAGGGTAAAGATGTGGTGGGAAAAAACAAACTGA
- a CDS encoding cupredoxin domain-containing protein yields the protein MRRELVILLVLCSVFLAIGCAEDGAEEPEPAETPAEELVDEAGTPVEEPVEPVREEAVPEETPILPVQGEMPGTSNESGVTEVSIVNSSFNPETVTVSAGETVRWTNLDPIAHTVKGTGTSFGSPSLAQGGSYEFLFTDPGTYEYYCSIHPSMRGTVIVVEEE from the coding sequence ATGAGAAGAGAATTAGTTATTTTGCTAGTTTTATGCAGCGTGTTCCTGGCAATAGGATGCGCAGAAGATGGTGCTGAAGAACCTGAGCCAGCTGAGACTCCGGCCGAAGAGCTAGTTGATGAAGCCGGAACACCAGTTGAAGAACCTGTAGAGCCGGTCAGAGAAGAGGCAGTTCCAGAAGAAACACCTATACTTCCAGTTCAGGGTGAAATGCCTGGTACTTCCAATGAATCCGGAGTTACCGAGGTATCAATTGTTAATTCTTCCTTTAACCCGGAAACAGTTACAGTATCCGCTGGTGAAACCGTAAGATGGACGAACCTAGACCCGATTGCCCATACAGTTAAAGGTACGGGTACCAGTTTCGGGTCTCCATCCTTGGCACAGGGAGGCTCGTATGAGTTCCTGTTTACAGATCCGGGCACCTATGAGTACTACTGCTCGATTCATCCTTCTATGAGAGGAACTGTGATAGTAGTGGAGGAAGAGTGA
- a CDS encoding NAD-dependent succinate-semialdehyde dehydrogenase, with protein MKIKSINPYTEEINWTYDALSFGNCEDQIEKSRAAFSGWGSLSVEERTVYIARAAKVLRQNRRVYAEIITKEMGKPIRHSLAEIEKCAWLCDYYVANAAGFLRDEIVETEAEKSYVTYEPLGAVLGIMPWNFPFWQVFRFAVPTLIAGNVCLLKHASNVPGSALKIEKVFTEAGLPENVFKTLLIDAKTAMEIIDEDLVDGVSLTGSVGAGSEIGEIAGRMIKPFVLELGGSDPFIVLEDADIDRAAEVGVRARFLNAGQSCIAAKRFIVIEDVVVDFIEAFELHMQELKIGDPMDEDTDIGPVAKKEFLDNLEKVLKDAKKKGAEPHVYGEEYEKGYFFRPTLVPAASTDMKVLNMEVFGPIAPVVMAKDENDAVKIANSTEFGLGAEIWSADLKRAERLAKRIRSGFVTINGRVKSDPRLPFGGTKKSGIGRELSYYGLKEFVNIKTIVVNK; from the coding sequence ATGAAAATTAAATCCATTAACCCTTATACTGAAGAAATAAACTGGACTTACGATGCATTATCTTTCGGAAACTGCGAGGATCAGATTGAAAAATCCAGGGCTGCTTTTTCAGGATGGGGTTCTCTTTCGGTTGAGGAAAGAACAGTTTATATCGCGCGGGCAGCCAAGGTGCTCAGGCAAAACAGACGGGTATATGCCGAGATTATTACAAAGGAAATGGGAAAGCCGATAAGGCATTCCCTTGCAGAAATCGAAAAATGTGCATGGCTCTGTGATTATTATGTAGCAAATGCTGCAGGGTTTCTGAGAGACGAAATTGTAGAAACAGAAGCCGAAAAGAGCTATGTTACCTATGAGCCCCTGGGAGCTGTTTTAGGGATTATGCCCTGGAACTTCCCTTTCTGGCAGGTTTTCAGGTTTGCAGTGCCCACTCTGATTGCAGGAAACGTATGTCTGCTAAAACATGCCTCCAATGTCCCAGGGTCAGCTCTTAAGATAGAGAAGGTCTTTACCGAAGCAGGGCTGCCTGAAAACGTGTTTAAGACCCTGCTGATAGACGCTAAAACTGCCATGGAAATCATTGATGAGGATCTTGTAGACGGGGTTTCACTTACCGGAAGCGTGGGAGCCGGTTCTGAAATAGGAGAGATTGCCGGAAGGATGATCAAGCCTTTCGTGCTGGAACTTGGAGGGTCTGACCCTTTTATAGTGCTTGAGGATGCAGATATAGACCGGGCTGCAGAGGTTGGAGTGAGAGCCCGCTTCCTCAATGCCGGGCAGAGCTGTATTGCTGCCAAGAGGTTTATTGTCATTGAGGATGTTGTTGTGGATTTCATTGAGGCATTCGAACTGCACATGCAGGAATTGAAGATCGGAGACCCAATGGACGAAGACACTGATATTGGGCCTGTAGCAAAAAAAGAGTTTCTAGACAACCTTGAGAAAGTCCTGAAGGATGCAAAAAAGAAGGGAGCAGAACCTCACGTTTACGGAGAAGAGTATGAAAAGGGCTATTTCTTCAGGCCGACCCTTGTCCCTGCAGCCAGTACTGATATGAAAGTTCTCAACATGGAAGTCTTCGGACCTATTGCGCCAGTGGTTATGGCAAAGGATGAAAATGATGCAGTGAAAATAGCAAACTCCACAGAGTTCGGACTCGGAGCCGAAATATGGTCTGCAGACCTTAAAAGAGCTGAGCGGCTGGCAAAAAGAATCAGGTCAGGCTTTGTAACCATCAATGGGAGAGTTAAGTCCGATCCAAGGTTACCTTTTGGAGGGACAAAGAAATCCGGCATTGGAAGAGAACTTTCATATTATGGACTCAAAGAATTTGTGAATATAAAGACCATCGTGGTCAATAAATAA
- a CDS encoding acetolactate synthase large subunit — protein sequence MKASDLFVAQLKEEGVEYIFGLPGEENLALLESLRNSNIKLIITRHEQAAAFMAAAYGRLTGKAGVCFSTLGPGATNLVTGVAQAQLIGAPLISISGQKALVDNWQARFQLVDVVRIMEPLCKKAVSIFDPGMIPTVIRNAFKHAEAEKPGAVHIELPEDVAEEETDAVVQKRSEIKIPYPDPKAVEMAASMISEAENPLIIVSSGANRKAVTEELEYFARKTGIYLVHTQMGKGVVPDDCLYSLFATGIHARDYVNCGIDGADLIITVGYDIVEYPPYLWNRYLDKKIINIDFVESVPDRYFNPAVEVIGDIASSIRQLAAKIQEKREFPFFENTRTFIEEKINSPFRKGYPPLPQEVVRSVRKVLGRKDIISLDNGIYKLWFSRLYKTYAPNTVLLDNALATMGAGFSAGLVAKLLHPERRVLAVCGDGGFMMNCQELETAARYGIPLVVLILNDNAFGFIKWKQKKMHFEDFALDYGNPDFALLAESFGVTGMKVKETDDLTEVLEKAFSLNKLVVIECPIDYSVNYETFSIELGNLVCKF from the coding sequence ATGAAAGCTTCGGACCTTTTTGTTGCCCAGCTAAAAGAGGAAGGTGTGGAATATATTTTTGGACTTCCTGGAGAAGAAAACCTTGCCCTTCTCGAATCTCTGCGAAACTCGAATATCAAACTGATCATAACAAGGCATGAACAGGCTGCCGCATTTATGGCTGCAGCTTATGGAAGGCTGACAGGAAAAGCAGGGGTCTGCTTTTCAACCCTCGGGCCGGGAGCAACAAATCTTGTTACGGGTGTTGCCCAGGCCCAGCTTATAGGAGCTCCCTTAATCTCCATATCCGGACAAAAAGCGCTGGTAGACAACTGGCAGGCCCGTTTCCAGCTTGTAGATGTTGTCAGGATTATGGAACCGCTATGCAAGAAGGCTGTATCGATTTTCGATCCCGGGATGATCCCCACAGTAATCCGAAATGCTTTCAAACATGCAGAAGCCGAAAAGCCCGGGGCTGTACACATTGAGCTTCCCGAGGATGTGGCTGAAGAGGAGACCGATGCGGTTGTACAGAAACGGAGCGAAATCAAAATTCCCTATCCCGATCCCAAAGCTGTTGAAATGGCCGCAAGCATGATCAGCGAAGCCGAAAACCCTCTTATTATCGTTTCTTCCGGAGCTAACCGAAAGGCAGTTACTGAAGAGCTCGAATATTTTGCCCGAAAGACCGGTATCTACCTTGTGCATACACAGATGGGAAAAGGGGTTGTCCCTGATGACTGCCTTTACAGCCTTTTTGCTACCGGAATCCATGCAAGAGATTACGTAAACTGCGGAATTGACGGGGCAGACCTGATAATAACCGTAGGCTACGATATAGTAGAATACCCTCCCTACCTGTGGAATAGGTATCTGGATAAAAAGATCATAAATATAGATTTTGTGGAGTCAGTGCCTGACAGATATTTTAACCCGGCAGTAGAAGTAATAGGAGATATTGCTTCCTCTATCCGGCAGCTTGCCGCAAAAATTCAGGAAAAGAGGGAGTTTCCTTTCTTTGAAAATACAAGGACCTTTATTGAAGAAAAAATCAATTCTCCTTTCAGGAAAGGCTACCCTCCACTCCCCCAGGAAGTTGTACGGAGTGTGAGAAAGGTGCTCGGGCGTAAAGATATCATTTCTCTTGACAACGGGATATACAAACTCTGGTTTTCCCGACTTTACAAGACTTACGCCCCCAATACAGTGCTGCTGGACAATGCCCTGGCAACAATGGGTGCAGGCTTTTCAGCAGGGCTTGTTGCAAAACTTCTTCACCCGGAACGCCGCGTACTTGCCGTCTGTGGAGACGGAGGCTTTATGATGAACTGTCAGGAGCTTGAGACTGCAGCCCGTTACGGGATTCCTCTCGTTGTACTTATCCTGAACGACAATGCCTTCGGCTTCATTAAGTGGAAGCAGAAGAAAATGCACTTTGAAGACTTTGCTCTGGATTACGGAAACCCTGACTTTGCACTCCTTGCTGAAAGTTTCGGGGTAACAGGTATGAAAGTAAAAGAAACCGATGACCTGACAGAGGTTCTCGAAAAAGCCTTTTCTCTAAATAAACTGGTGGTCATCGAATGCCCTATCGATTACTCTGTAAACTATGAAACCTTCTCTATAGAACTCGGAAACCTTGTGTGCAAATTCTGA
- a CDS encoding aspartate ammonia-lyase: protein MGELEVPEEAYYGVQTQRALCNFPVSGHRQRPDFIRAYVQIKKAAALANMELGALDRDRGNAIVAAADEVLAGLTGRYSDQFPVDIFQAGAGTSSNMNINEVLANRGLELMGRSRGDYDFLSPNDHVNMAQSTNDTFPTASCIAVIFAADRLLDVLSSLSNAFQEKEREFSRVSKSGRTHLMDAVPVTLGDEFGAYAAALSRASHRIQERRNDLLELPLGGTATGTGANTNPGYRELAILKLSELCNLPLRKADNSFETLQSRAQLSAFSGALKEVAIELIRIANDLRLLNAGPTTGISEIGLPSVQPGSSMMPGKYNPVMAECLDMIGFQIIGNDTAVTLAAQAGQLELNVMTPVITSNILESIDLLTSYLPIFQKRCVEGIQAHEERCKAYLEFNPILATFLTPKIGYLKAAEIANESLDRRLPVKDIAIVKGILSKEEADKLLKTEKLLKKN from the coding sequence CTGGGAGAACTCGAAGTTCCCGAAGAGGCCTATTATGGCGTCCAGACTCAGCGAGCTCTATGTAACTTCCCTGTCAGCGGGCACAGGCAGAGACCGGATTTTATCAGGGCATATGTTCAGATAAAAAAAGCTGCAGCCCTTGCCAATATGGAACTGGGAGCTCTTGATAGAGACAGAGGGAACGCTATTGTGGCGGCTGCTGATGAAGTGCTTGCAGGCCTGACCGGACGGTACTCGGACCAGTTTCCAGTAGATATTTTTCAGGCTGGGGCAGGTACTTCTTCTAACATGAACATAAATGAGGTTCTTGCTAACCGGGGACTTGAACTGATGGGCCGGAGCCGCGGAGATTATGACTTCCTCAGCCCTAACGACCACGTGAATATGGCTCAGTCAACCAATGACACATTCCCGACTGCTTCCTGTATAGCTGTTATTTTTGCAGCTGACAGGCTTCTTGATGTACTGTCTTCACTCTCGAATGCTTTTCAGGAAAAAGAGCGCGAATTCTCAAGAGTTTCCAAGTCCGGCAGGACTCACCTTATGGATGCCGTGCCTGTGACTCTTGGAGATGAATTCGGAGCTTATGCAGCTGCTCTCTCCAGAGCTTCCCACCGGATACAGGAAAGGCGAAACGATCTCCTGGAGCTTCCTCTTGGAGGCACTGCAACAGGGACAGGGGCGAATACAAACCCGGGATATAGAGAACTGGCAATCTTAAAACTTTCCGAACTCTGTAATTTGCCCTTAAGAAAGGCAGACAACAGTTTCGAAACCCTTCAGAGTCGAGCTCAACTGTCAGCTTTTTCGGGGGCTCTTAAGGAAGTTGCAATAGAACTTATACGGATAGCAAATGATCTCAGACTCCTTAATGCGGGCCCCACTACCGGAATTTCAGAAATAGGGCTTCCATCTGTACAGCCTGGCTCGTCCATGATGCCCGGGAAATACAACCCTGTAATGGCTGAATGTCTGGATATGATAGGTTTCCAGATTATAGGTAATGATACAGCAGTTACTCTTGCAGCCCAGGCAGGACAGCTGGAACTCAATGTTATGACTCCTGTAATAACCTCAAATATCCTTGAGTCCATTGACCTGCTCACCAGTTACCTGCCAATCTTCCAGAAACGCTGTGTAGAAGGGATTCAGGCTCATGAAGAAAGGTGCAAAGCCTATCTTGAATTTAACCCTATCCTGGCAACTTTTCTCACCCCTAAAATAGGCTACCTTAAAGCTGCCGAAATAGCAAACGAGTCCCTGGACAGAAGATTACCTGTTAAGGATATTGCGATAGTGAAAGGAATTTTGAGCAAAGAAGAGGCTGATAAGCTATTAAAAACTGAAAAACTATTAAAAAAGAACTGA
- the eif1A gene encoding translation initiation factor eIF-1A, which yields MANYRSVVRKRQSGSNKPVNAGDTPEVTRVRTPRKDKNEVLATVASLLGSKRVTLQCMDGIVRMGRIPGSKNKKMWIREGDVVIANPWEIQDSKADVIWKYTRPQVDWLERKGYLN from the coding sequence CTGGCTAATTATAGAAGTGTTGTAAGAAAAAGACAATCAGGATCAAACAAACCAGTAAATGCAGGAGATACTCCTGAAGTAACAAGAGTACGCACTCCCCGTAAGGATAAAAACGAAGTCCTGGCAACAGTAGCAAGTTTACTTGGCTCAAAAAGAGTTACACTGCAGTGTATGGACGGGATTGTCCGCATGGGCAGGATTCCCGGCTCCAAAAATAAAAAGATGTGGATTCGTGAGGGTGACGTTGTTATAGCAAACCCGTGGGAAATCCAGGATTCAAAAGCTGATGTCATCTGGAAGTATACAAGACCGCAAGTTGACTGGCTTGAAAGAAAAGGGTACCTTAATTAA
- a CDS encoding CxxC-x17-CxxC domain-containing protein, whose amino-acid sequence MGFNDRGNSFRGRDSNRGGPRDGNRGGFRGGNSGPREMHKVTCSDCGVETEVPFKPTEGRPVYCRDCLPNYRKF is encoded by the coding sequence ATGGGTTTTAATGACAGAGGAAACTCCTTCAGAGGAAGAGACAGCAACCGGGGCGGCCCCAGAGACGGCAACCGTGGTGGTTTCAGAGGCGGCAACAGCGGCCCCAGAGAAATGCACAAGGTTACCTGTTCTGACTGCGGTGTTGAGACCGAAGTTCCGTTCAAACCAACAGAAGGACGGCCGGTTTACTGCAGAGATTGCCTTCCTAACTACAGGAAATTCTAA
- a CDS encoding CxxC-x17-CxxC domain-containing protein — MAFNDRNSFRGRDSNRGGFGGAPREMHTATCSDCGAETQVPFKPDPDRPVYCRDCLPKHRKPRENRY, encoded by the coding sequence ATGGCTTTTAATGACAGAAATTCCTTCCGGGGAAGAGACAGCAACCGGGGAGGTTTCGGTGGAGCCCCGAGGGAAATGCACACAGCAACCTGTTCTGATTGCGGCGCTGAGACCCAGGTTCCTTTCAAACCTGATCCCGACAGACCGGTCTACTGCAGGGATTGCCTTCCAAAACACAGGAAGCCCAGAGAGAACCGTTATTAA
- the eif1A gene encoding translation initiation factor eIF-1A has product MRKRREGTANAAPSTQEVTRVRTPRKENHEVLATVGSLLGSKRVNLQCMDGVVRMGRIPGSKNKKMWIREGDIVIATPWEIQDSKADVIWKYTRPQIEWLERKGYLK; this is encoded by the coding sequence ATGAGAAAGAGAAGAGAAGGAACAGCAAACGCTGCACCCAGCACTCAGGAAGTGACAAGAGTGCGTACTCCACGTAAGGAGAACCATGAAGTGCTGGCAACGGTAGGCAGTCTTTTAGGTTCAAAGAGAGTCAATTTACAGTGTATGGACGGCGTTGTCCGAATGGGGAGAATCCCCGGATCTAAGAATAAGAAGATGTGGATTCGTGAAGGTGATATCGTAATTGCAACTCCGTGGGAAATTCAGGATTCAAAAGCTGATGTCATCTGGAAGTATACAAGACCTCAAATAGAATGGCTCGAACGCAAAGGCTATCTGAAATAA
- a CDS encoding CxxC-x17-CxxC domain-containing protein, which produces MGFNDRGNSYRGRDSNRGGPRDGNRGGFRGGNSGPREMHKVTCSDCGVETEVPFKPTEGRPVYCRDCLPNHRKF; this is translated from the coding sequence ATGGGTTTTAATGACAGAGGAAACTCCTATAGGGGAAGAGACAGCAACCGGGGCGGCCCCAGAGACGGCAACCGTGGTGGTTTCAGAGGCGGCAACAGCGGCCCCAGAGAAATGCACAAGGTTACCTGTTCTGACTGCGGTGTTGAGACCGAAGTTCCGTTCAAACCAACAGAAGGACGGCCGGTTTACTGTAGAGATTGCCTTCCAAACCACAGAAAGTTCTAA
- a CDS encoding CxxC-x17-CxxC domain-containing protein: protein MSFSDRGNSFRGRDSNRGGSRDSNRGGFRGGNSGPRELYPAVCSDCGVETQVPFKPIEGRPVYCRDCLPKHRKF, encoded by the coding sequence GTGAGTTTTAGTGACAGAGGAAATTCCTTCCGAGGGAGAGATAGTAACCGGGGTGGCTCAAGAGACAGCAACCGCGGAGGTTTCAGAGGCGGTAACAGCGGCCCAAGAGAACTTTACCCTGCAGTTTGCTCTGACTGCGGAGTTGAGACCCAGGTTCCGTTCAAGCCAATTGAAGGAAGACCGGTTTACTGCAGGGATTGTCTTCCGAAACACAGGAAGTTCTAA
- a CDS encoding DMT family transporter, with protein sequence MSYYYLLLLAILFEVCGTTCMKLSEGFSKLIPSVLIFVFYAISFFFFTLALKGIDVSIAYAVWAGLGTAFITIVGIFWFREPASALKTISLVVVVAGVIGLHLSDKVT encoded by the coding sequence ATGAGCTATTATTATTTACTATTACTTGCGATATTATTTGAGGTCTGCGGAACAACCTGCATGAAATTATCCGAGGGCTTTTCAAAACTGATTCCCTCAGTTTTGATTTTCGTATTTTATGCAATCAGTTTCTTTTTCTTTACCCTTGCTCTTAAAGGAATAGATGTAAGCATTGCGTATGCGGTATGGGCAGGGCTGGGGACTGCCTTTATAACAATAGTCGGAATTTTCTGGTTCAGGGAACCTGCCTCTGCCCTCAAGACAATTTCTCTTGTCGTTGTAGTTGCAGGAGTTATCGGGCTTCACCTGAGTGATAAAGTAACATAA
- a CDS encoding methyltransferase domain-containing protein yields MDSDKKTEGRVKFKLGNASDLPFQESSFDVAVMQAFLTSVPSAG; encoded by the coding sequence CTGGATTCGGATAAGAAGACAGAGGGAAGGGTTAAATTTAAGCTCGGAAATGCTTCTGATCTTCCCTTCCAGGAATCAAGTTTCGATGTTGCAGTCATGCAGGCTTTTTTAACCTCTGTGCCGTCTGCAGGATAG
- a CDS encoding MFS transporter: MEPSSETSSADGKALFPLYTITFIGTLGFGIILTFLVYLVTDYGGNALIYGILASTYPAFQLIGAPVLGRWSDLYGRKKILLLSQVGTLLAWVIFLIALFFPVIPLLEVESDMLGTFTVTLPLFALFFARALDGATGGNISVANAYLADLTSEEERNKNYGRMSVASNLGYVFGPAIAGILGTTIYGELLPVSVALLISVIGTFIVLFLLPDSRPCAIEEYPESAGIRKVLGQEQKECYEVEGGSKIKFSEAFKLEYIPFMLIVYFLIFLGFNIYYTAFPVFAAVALQWSPAELGIYFSVISALMAFVQGPVLAKLAKKYRESILVVVGGFILGLQFILIVPGNLFLLYLAAVFFAFGNGIMWPSILSILSKFAGKKYQGSVQGFAMSTSSLASIIGLLAGGLLYTQLGVISFLIAAAIIYLVVFFSFRLIRIERIKAERNGN, encoded by the coding sequence ATGGAACCGAGTTCGGAAACTTCCTCAGCAGATGGAAAAGCACTTTTTCCTCTATATACCATAACATTTATCGGAACCCTCGGGTTCGGCATCATACTTACTTTTCTCGTATACCTTGTAACTGACTATGGAGGCAACGCTCTTATTTACGGCATTCTTGCATCCACTTACCCTGCTTTCCAGCTTATTGGAGCTCCCGTTCTCGGAAGGTGGTCTGACCTTTACGGAAGGAAGAAGATTTTACTGCTGAGCCAGGTTGGAACTCTTCTTGCATGGGTTATTTTTCTTATTGCCCTGTTCTTTCCTGTAATCCCGCTGCTGGAAGTAGAATCCGACATGCTGGGAACTTTTACAGTTACTCTTCCTCTGTTCGCTCTCTTTTTCGCAAGGGCTCTTGACGGCGCTACAGGAGGAAATATTTCAGTTGCTAACGCTTATCTTGCTGATCTCACTTCAGAAGAAGAGAGAAATAAAAACTACGGAAGGATGTCTGTCGCCTCAAACCTAGGATATGTCTTTGGCCCTGCAATTGCCGGAATCCTTGGGACAACCATTTATGGCGAACTTTTGCCCGTGTCCGTAGCCCTGCTTATTTCTGTCATAGGAACCTTTATCGTACTTTTTCTGCTCCCTGATTCCCGTCCCTGCGCTATTGAAGAATACCCAGAATCCGCAGGCATCAGAAAAGTACTTGGGCAGGAACAGAAAGAATGCTATGAGGTTGAAGGGGGGAGTAAAATAAAATTTAGCGAGGCTTTCAAACTTGAATACATCCCTTTTATGCTCATTGTTTATTTTCTTATTTTCCTTGGCTTCAATATATATTATACTGCATTCCCGGTCTTTGCTGCTGTTGCCCTTCAATGGAGCCCTGCCGAACTGGGCATATACTTTTCCGTAATTAGTGCACTTATGGCGTTTGTGCAGGGCCCCGTCCTTGCAAAGCTTGCAAAGAAATATAGAGAATCAATCTTGGTTGTTGTCGGCGGCTTCATTCTGGGCCTTCAGTTCATCCTGATAGTTCCCGGAAACCTCTTCCTCTTATACTTAGCAGCTGTCTTTTTTGCTTTCGGGAACGGGATCATGTGGCCTTCCATTCTCTCTATCCTCTCTAAATTTGCAGGAAAAAAATACCAGGGATCTGTTCAGGGATTCGCCATGAGCACAAGCAGCCTTGCAAGCATAATCGGGCTTCTTGCAGGAGGCCTGCTTTATACGCAGCTGGGAGTGATCTCCTTCCTGATAGCAGCTGCAATAATATATCTTGTAGTTTTCTTTTCATTCAGGCTTATAAGAATCGAAAGAATAAAAGCGGAAAGAAATGGCAATTGA